In Zingiber officinale cultivar Zhangliang chromosome 1A, Zo_v1.1, whole genome shotgun sequence, a genomic segment contains:
- the LOC122032413 gene encoding acyl-protein thioesterase 2-like isoform X2, which produces MNYGSSSISSAAKASARAFDFGRTHVVRPKGRHLATVVWLHGLGDNGASWSQLLETLPLPNIKWICPTAPTRPVAIFGGFPSTAWFDVHDLSENGPDDVDGLDASAAHVANLLSTEPADIKLGVGGFSMGSATALYSATCCAHGKYGNGKSYPVNLSAVVGLSGWLPCARNLNSKLEGSQDATRRASSLPILLCHGKGDDVVQFKHGEKSAQVLKSTGFENATFKAYNGLGHYTVPTEMDDVCKFLTVALGLHGSRP; this is translated from the exons ATGAACTACGGGAGCAGTTCGATTTCTTCAG CTGCTAAGGCTTCTGCCAGGGCATTTGATTTCGGAAGGACCCATGTGGTTCGACCCAAAGGAAGGCATTTGGCCACTGTCGTGTGGCTTCATGGCCTAGGTGATAATGGAGCAAG TTGGTCTCAACTCTTGGAAACCCTCCCCCTCCCAAAT ATTAAGTGGATATGCCCAACTGCCCCTACCAGGCCTGTAGCAATTTTTGGTGGATTTCCGTCAACTGCTT GGTTTGATGTTCATGATCTATCAGAGAATGGTCCGGATGATGTTGATGGATTAGATGCTTCAGCTGCTCATGTTGCAAATTTGCTATCAACGGAGCCTGCTGATA TCAAACTAGGTGTTGGTGGCTTTAGTATGGGTTCTGCTACTGCTCTCTACTCCGCAACTTGCTGTGCCCATGGAAAATACGGAAATGGCAAGTCATACCCTGTAAATCTAAGTGCAGTTGTTGGTCTAAGTGGTTGGCTTCCATGTGCCAG GAACTTGAACAGCAAGCTGGAAGGTTCTCAAGATGCCACAAGACGAGCATCGTCTTTGCCTATTTTGCTTTGCCATGGAAAAG GAGATGATGTAGTGCAATTCAAACATGGAGAGAAATCAGCTCAAGTTTTGAAATCAACTGGCTTTGAGAATGCTACTTTCAAAGCGTACAATGG GCTCGGCCACTATACCGTCCCCACGGAGATGGATGATGTCTGCAAATTCCTCACTGTGGCACTGGGTCTCCATGGATCGCGGCCTTAA
- the LOC122032413 gene encoding acyl-protein thioesterase 2-like isoform X1 yields MHHAGSLPQAGRAGCADVVNRIRGVLGGRGDFRAVREMNYGSSSISSAAKASARAFDFGRTHVVRPKGRHLATVVWLHGLGDNGASWSQLLETLPLPNIKWICPTAPTRPVAIFGGFPSTAWFDVHDLSENGPDDVDGLDASAAHVANLLSTEPADIKLGVGGFSMGSATALYSATCCAHGKYGNGKSYPVNLSAVVGLSGWLPCARNLNSKLEGSQDATRRASSLPILLCHGKGDDVVQFKHGEKSAQVLKSTGFENATFKAYNGLGHYTVPTEMDDVCKFLTVALGLHGSRP; encoded by the exons ATGCATCATGCGGGTTCTCTGCCTCAG GCAGGGCGTGCTGGGTGTGCAGACGTTGTTAATAGAATCCGGGGAGTGCTTGGCGGGAGAGGGGATTTTCGGGCTGTCAGGGAGATGAACTACGGGAGCAGTTCGATTTCTTCAG CTGCTAAGGCTTCTGCCAGGGCATTTGATTTCGGAAGGACCCATGTGGTTCGACCCAAAGGAAGGCATTTGGCCACTGTCGTGTGGCTTCATGGCCTAGGTGATAATGGAGCAAG TTGGTCTCAACTCTTGGAAACCCTCCCCCTCCCAAAT ATTAAGTGGATATGCCCAACTGCCCCTACCAGGCCTGTAGCAATTTTTGGTGGATTTCCGTCAACTGCTT GGTTTGATGTTCATGATCTATCAGAGAATGGTCCGGATGATGTTGATGGATTAGATGCTTCAGCTGCTCATGTTGCAAATTTGCTATCAACGGAGCCTGCTGATA TCAAACTAGGTGTTGGTGGCTTTAGTATGGGTTCTGCTACTGCTCTCTACTCCGCAACTTGCTGTGCCCATGGAAAATACGGAAATGGCAAGTCATACCCTGTAAATCTAAGTGCAGTTGTTGGTCTAAGTGGTTGGCTTCCATGTGCCAG GAACTTGAACAGCAAGCTGGAAGGTTCTCAAGATGCCACAAGACGAGCATCGTCTTTGCCTATTTTGCTTTGCCATGGAAAAG GAGATGATGTAGTGCAATTCAAACATGGAGAGAAATCAGCTCAAGTTTTGAAATCAACTGGCTTTGAGAATGCTACTTTCAAAGCGTACAATGG GCTCGGCCACTATACCGTCCCCACGGAGATGGATGATGTCTGCAAATTCCTCACTGTGGCACTGGGTCTCCATGGATCGCGGCCTTAA